The Desmodus rotundus isolate HL8 chromosome 3, HLdesRot8A.1, whole genome shotgun sequence genome includes a region encoding these proteins:
- the LMF2 gene encoding lipase maturation factor 2, with translation MAVSRLPRQLFLQGVAAVFLFAFASLYTQIPGLYGIEGILPARRTLRPQGKGPWQQLWETPTLLWEAPRLGLDTAQGLELLSLLGTLLALGALLLPQLRNLIIYLLLWAAYLSACQVGQVFLYFQWDSLLLETGFLAVLVAPLWQPPHHKQPPQGGLAGALPHEALPFWLVRWLLFRLMFASGVVKLTSRCPAWWGLTALTYHYETQCLPTPAAWFAHHLPIWLHKLSVVATFLIEIAVPPLFFAPARRLRLAAFYSQVLLQVLIIITGNYNFFNLLTLVLTTALLDDQHLSARSGNSRRKKTPASWPKALLALLLELTVYGLLAYGTVHYFGLEVDWEHHIIRSRTIFTFHQFSQWLKTVTLPTMWLGGASLAWELLAALWRWTQVRGWLWKLWAAVQLSIFGSATVAMFLVSLVPYSYVEPSTHGRLWTGAHRLFGAVEHLQLANSYGLFRRMTGLGGRPEVVLEGSYDGHHWTEIEFMYKPGNLSWPPPVVAPHQPRLDWQMWFAALGPHTHSPWFTSLVLCLLQGKEPVIRLIQHDVARYPFHKQPPTYVRAQRYKYWFSQPGEQGRWWRRQWVEEFFPPVSLGDPTLDTLLRQFGLQDKSPPRARSSSNSLAQALLWVREQLSPLEAPTLLWALILTVGAIRVMQALLGTRPSQSSPPSRQEKHRPAPKKDLGAATEQATPVPSNCNSSSQTTRRKK, from the exons ATGGCGGTTTCCCGGCTCCCGCGGCAGCTCTTCCTCCAGGGCGTAGCCGCCGTCTTCTTGTTCGCCTTCGCTTCCCTCTACACACAGATCCCGG GCCTCTATGGCATCGAGGGCATCCTGCCTGCGAGGAGGACACTGCGGCCTCAGGGCAAGGGGCCCTGGCAGCAGCTGTGGGAGACCCCTACGCTGCTATGGGAGGCACCTAGACTTGGGCTGGacacagcacagggcctggagctGCTGAGCCTGCTGGGCACTCTGCTGGCCCTGGgtgccctgctgctgccccagctgcGCAACCTCATCATCTACCTGCTGCTCTGGGCTGCCTACCTGTCTGCCTGCCAG GTGGGCCAGGTGTTCCTTTATTTCCAGTG GGATTCCCTGCTGCTGGAGACTGGCTTCCTGGCTGTGCTGGTGGCCCCCCTGTGGCAGCCCCCCCACCATAAGCAGCCCCCCCAGGGTGGGCTGGCAGGGGCCTTGCCCCACGAAGCCCTACCCTTCTGGCTCGTGCGCTGGCTGCTGTTTCGCCTCATGTTCGCCTCGGGTGTGGTCAAGCTGACCAGCCGTTGCCCCGCGTGGTGGGGGCTCACTG CCCTCACCTACCACTACGAGACACAGTGCCTACCCACACCTGCTGCCTGGTTCGCCCACCACCTGCCCATCTGGCTGCACAAGCTCAGCGTGGTGGCCACCTTCCTCATCGAGATCGCTGTGCCCCCTCTGTTCTTCGCCCCCGCTCGCCGCCTGCGCCTGGCTGCCTTCTACTCCCAG GTCCTGCTGCAGGTCCTGATCATCATCACCGGCAACTATAACTTCTTCAACCTGCTTACCCTGGTGCTCACCACTGCCCTTCTGGACGACCAGCACCTGTCTGCCAGGTCTGGCAACAGCCGCCGCAAAAAGACACCTGCCT CCTGGCCCAaggccctgctggccctgctgctggAACTGACCGTCTATGGGCTGCTGGCCTATGGCACCGTGCACTACTTTGGCCTGGAGGTCGACTGGGAGCACCACATCATCCGCTCCAGAACCA TCTTCACCTTCCACCAGTTCTCTCAGTGGCTGAAGACGGTGACCCTGCCCACCATGTGGCTGGGGGGTGCCTCCCTCGCCTGGGAACTGCTGGCCGCCCTCTGGAG GTGGACCCAGGTGCGAGGGTGGCTATGGAAGCTCTGGGCTGCAGTCCAGCTGTCCATCTTTGGCTCTGCCACTGTGGCCATGTTCCTGGTCAGCCTG GTGCCGTACTCTTACGTGGAACCCTCCACCCACGGGCGCCTCTGGACTGGGGCCCACCGCCTGTTTGGCGCCGTGGAGCACCTGCAGCTGGCCAACTCCTACGGCCTTTTTCGACGGATGACTGGTCTGGGCGGGCGGCCTGAGGTGGTGCTGGAGGGCAGCTACGATGGGCACCACTGGACA GAGATCGAGTTCATGTACAAGCCTGGAAACCTGAGCTGGCCACCCCCTGTCGTGGCGCCCCACCAGCCACGCCTTGATTGGCAGATGTGGTTCGCCGCCCTGGGCCCACACACGCACAGCCCGTGGTTCACCAGCTTGGTGCTCTGCCTGTTGCAGGGCAAGGAGCCAG tgatCCGCCTCATCCAGCACGACGTGGCCAGGTACCCCTTCCACAAGCAGCCGCCCACCTACGTGCGGGCCCAGCGCTACAAGTACTGGTTCTCACAGCCTGGAGAGCAGGG CCGGTGGTGGCGACGCCAGTGGGTGGAGGAATTCTTCCCACCTGTGTCCCTGGGGGACCCAACGCTGGACACACTGCTCAGGCAGTTTGGCCTCCAG GACAAGAGCCCACCCCGGGCCCGCAGCTCTAGCAACTCCCTCGCCCAGGCCCTCCTCTGGGTACGGGAACAGCTGTCTCCCCTGGAGGCCCCTACTCTGCTCTGGGCACTCATCCTCACTGTGGGGGCCATTAGGGTCATGCAGGCCCTGCTGGGGACCCGTCCCTCCcagtcctcccctccctccaggcagGAGAAGCACAGGCCAGCCCCCAAGAAGGACCTGGGAGCTGCCACTGAGCAGGCCACTCCAGTCCCCAGCAACTGCAACAGCAGCTCCCAGACCACCCGGCGGAAAAAGTAG